The Enterococcus rotai genome includes a window with the following:
- a CDS encoding L-lactate dehydrogenase has product MTAAVGNKDHQKVILVGDGAVGSSYAFALVTQNIAQEVGIIDIDTKKTEGDAADLSHALAFTSPKKIYAATYDDCHDADLVVLTAGAAQKPGETRIDLVHKNLKINKQIVTAIVDSGFSGIFLVAANPVDILTYSTWKFSGFPKERVIGSGTSLDSARFRQAIAELVDVDARNVHAYILGEHGDTEFPVWSHANVAGLQIYEWVKNNPDVDEEAMVNLFFNVRDAAYSIIEKKGATFYGIAAALARITKAILDDEDSVFPLSVYLDGEYGQNDIYIGAPAVINRQGIKQVIEIPLTDSEKDRMNASANALKEVIKSAFEKFEAENN; this is encoded by the coding sequence ATGACTGCAGCAGTTGGGAACAAAGACCACCAAAAGGTAATTTTAGTTGGAGATGGCGCTGTCGGATCTAGTTATGCTTTTGCCTTAGTTACTCAAAATATTGCTCAAGAAGTTGGTATTATTGATATAGATACAAAGAAAACTGAAGGAGATGCCGCTGATTTATCTCATGCGTTAGCTTTTACTTCTCCTAAAAAGATTTATGCCGCAACATATGACGACTGTCACGATGCTGACCTTGTTGTTTTAACAGCAGGTGCCGCACAAAAACCTGGTGAAACACGGATTGATTTAGTACACAAAAACTTAAAGATCAACAAACAAATCGTTACAGCGATCGTTGATTCTGGTTTTAGCGGAATTTTCTTAGTTGCTGCTAATCCAGTTGATATTTTAACTTATTCTACATGGAAATTCTCAGGATTTCCAAAGGAACGCGTTATCGGTTCTGGAACTTCACTTGATTCAGCTCGTTTCCGTCAAGCAATCGCTGAATTAGTAGATGTAGATGCTCGTAACGTCCATGCTTATATTCTAGGCGAACATGGGGATACTGAATTTCCAGTTTGGTCTCATGCCAATGTTGCCGGCTTACAAATTTACGAATGGGTTAAAAACAATCCAGATGTTGATGAAGAAGCGATGGTCAATTTATTCTTTAATGTACGAGATGCTGCGTATTCGATCATTGAGAAAAAAGGGGCGACATTCTATGGAATCGCCGCTGCTTTAGCCCGAATCACAAAAGCGATTTTAGACGATGAAGATTCTGTTTTCCCACTTTCTGTTTATTTAGATGGTGAGTATGGACAAAATGATATCTATATCGGTGCACCAGCTGTAATCAACCGTCAAGGAATCAAACAAGTCATTGAAATTCCGTTGACTGATTCAGAAAAAGATCGTATGAATGCTTCTGCAAATGCGTTGAAAGAAGTAATCAAATCTGCTTTTGAAAAATTTGAAGCTGAAAATAATTAA
- the pth gene encoding aminoacyl-tRNA hydrolase, with translation MKMIVGLGNPGSKYRETKHNIGFITLDEIAHRYNATFNSSQFEADIAEFFIGTEKIMLVKPLTFMNESGRSVGPLMTYYGVEEEDLIVIYDDLDLEIGKIRLRQKGSAGGHNGIKSLIAHLGTNVFPRIKIGIGRPIGSNTVVHHVLTGFPKDKHEEILLAVKNAADAAIYACEGHTFVDTMNQFNGK, from the coding sequence ATGAAAATGATCGTCGGATTAGGCAATCCAGGAAGTAAGTATCGAGAAACGAAACACAATATTGGGTTTATCACGTTGGATGAGATTGCTCATCGCTACAATGCCACATTTAATAGTAGTCAATTTGAAGCCGATATTGCTGAATTTTTTATAGGAACGGAAAAGATCATGCTAGTCAAACCGCTGACATTTATGAATGAATCCGGTCGTTCAGTTGGGCCATTAATGACTTATTACGGCGTTGAAGAAGAAGACTTGATCGTAATTTACGATGATTTAGATTTAGAAATCGGTAAGATTCGTCTACGCCAGAAAGGCAGTGCAGGTGGACATAATGGCATTAAAAGCTTGATCGCACATTTGGGCACAAATGTGTTTCCAAGAATCAAGATCGGCATTGGTCGTCCTATCGGGAGTAACACTGTCGTTCATCACGTGCTGACTGGGTTTCCTAAAGACAAGCATGAAGAAATTTTATTAGCTGTGAAAAATGCAGCGGATGCAGCGATTTATGCGTGTGAAGGTCATACCTTTGTCGATACGATGAATCAATTTAATGGGAAATAA
- a CDS encoding aldehyde dehydrogenase family protein produces the protein MSRPIDVRNTVDGTYQLYIDGKWTNGSGNQKMTSYNPSNGEKLADFVDATHEDVDQAIAAAQAAFKTWKDVNVTTRSNLLLEIADLIDANTEHLALVETLDNGKPLRETMSIDVPATADHFRYFAGVIRAEEGSVKDFDQNTLSIVLKEPIGVVGQIIPWNFPLLMGAWKLAPAIAAGNTVVIHPSSTTSLSLLELFKLLDQVLPKGVVNLITGKGSDSGNYMLEHQGFDKLAFTGSTEIGYTVAKAAAEKLIPATLELGGKSANIIFDDANWERALEGVQLGILFNQGQVCCAGSRVFVQEGIYDKFITALKEKFESIKVGLPWETGVQMGAQINEKQLKDILKYVEIGTKEGAKLVTGGRKITENGLDKGAFLEPTLLADANNAMCIAQEEIFGPVATVIKFKSEEEVIALANQSDYGLGGAVFSQNINTALRVARKVRTGRMWVNTYNQLPAGAPFGGYKKSGIGRETHKSMLDAYTQMKNIYIVTKEESDGLYN, from the coding sequence GTGAGTAGACCAATCGATGTTCGTAACACGGTGGATGGCACATATCAATTGTATATTGACGGCAAGTGGACAAATGGTTCAGGAAATCAGAAAATGACTAGTTATAATCCAAGTAATGGAGAAAAATTGGCAGATTTTGTTGATGCGACTCATGAGGATGTTGATCAGGCGATCGCAGCGGCACAAGCTGCGTTCAAGACGTGGAAAGATGTGAATGTTACTACGCGCAGTAATTTATTGTTGGAAATCGCTGATTTGATCGATGCAAATACAGAACATTTGGCTTTAGTTGAAACATTGGATAATGGTAAACCGCTACGTGAAACAATGTCGATTGATGTTCCAGCTACTGCAGATCACTTCCGTTATTTTGCTGGTGTGATTAGGGCCGAGGAAGGTTCTGTAAAAGACTTTGATCAAAATACGTTGTCCATTGTGCTTAAAGAACCGATCGGTGTTGTAGGTCAGATCATTCCGTGGAATTTCCCGCTATTGATGGGCGCTTGGAAGTTAGCACCTGCTATTGCTGCGGGCAATACAGTTGTGATCCACCCATCTTCGACAACCTCTTTAAGTTTACTGGAACTATTTAAGTTATTGGATCAAGTTTTGCCAAAAGGTGTTGTGAATTTAATCACAGGTAAAGGGTCTGACTCTGGAAACTATATGTTGGAACACCAAGGCTTTGATAAATTAGCGTTTACAGGATCAACGGAAATTGGCTATACAGTTGCAAAGGCAGCAGCAGAGAAATTGATTCCAGCAACTTTAGAATTAGGTGGAAAATCAGCCAATATTATTTTTGATGATGCAAATTGGGAGCGAGCGTTAGAAGGCGTTCAATTAGGGATTTTATTTAACCAAGGACAGGTTTGTTGTGCTGGTTCTCGTGTTTTTGTTCAAGAGGGGATCTACGATAAATTTATAACAGCACTGAAAGAAAAATTTGAGAGTATCAAAGTCGGTCTCCCGTGGGAAACGGGTGTACAAATGGGTGCGCAAATCAATGAAAAACAATTAAAAGATATTTTAAAATATGTTGAAATCGGCACAAAAGAAGGGGCTAAACTGGTTACAGGTGGACGTAAAATCACTGAGAATGGCTTAGATAAAGGCGCATTTTTGGAACCCACGTTATTAGCAGACGCCAACAATGCGATGTGTATTGCACAAGAAGAAATATTTGGTCCAGTAGCAACTGTGATCAAGTTTAAATCAGAAGAAGAAGTGATTGCTTTAGCGAATCAATCTGATTATGGGTTAGGTGGAGCCGTATTCTCACAAAATATCAACACAGCCCTGCGTGTTGCTCGTAAAGTTAGAACTGGACGGATGTGGGTCAACACGTATAATCAATTGCCTGCTGGAGCTCCATTTGGCGGATATAAAAAATCTGGTATTGGACGTGAAACACATAAATCAATGCTAGATGCCTATACACAAATGAAGAATATTTATATTGTGACCAAAGAAGAGTCAGACGGATTATATAATTAA
- a CDS encoding transcription repressor NadR, producing the protein MDGVKRREAILLQLETTEKPISASRFAKEFKVSRQIVVGDVALLRAAGYEIIATARGYLLERAEDQQGIIRKIACQHSPDQTKDELLTIISLGGEVIDVIVEHPIYGELTGGLHIKTKKAITEFVENYEKNSTTLLSELTDGVHLHTIRCKDEATFQQIKAALELKNILYKG; encoded by the coding sequence ATGGATGGCGTAAAAAGACGAGAAGCCATTTTACTACAATTAGAAACAACTGAAAAACCGATCAGTGCCAGTCGTTTTGCCAAAGAATTCAAGGTCAGCCGTCAAATCGTGGTAGGAGATGTTGCACTTTTAAGAGCGGCAGGGTATGAAATTATTGCAACAGCTAGAGGGTACTTACTTGAAAGAGCAGAAGATCAGCAAGGGATTATTCGAAAAATTGCGTGTCAACACTCACCCGATCAAACCAAAGATGAATTGTTGACGATTATCTCGCTAGGTGGAGAAGTTATCGATGTTATTGTTGAGCATCCTATTTACGGTGAGTTGACTGGTGGTTTGCATATCAAGACCAAAAAAGCAATAACAGAGTTTGTCGAGAATTATGAAAAGAACAGCACGACTTTATTGTCTGAGCTGACAGATGGTGTTCATCTGCATACGATTCGCTGTAAAGACGAAGCTACTTTTCAACAAATCAAAGCAGCACTAGAGCTAAAAAATATTTTATATAAAGGCTAA
- the mfd gene encoding transcription-repair coupling factor, whose translation MNIIERIGASELARDWQTQLTGNTRQLITGLAGSAKTLVMTSGFKQKNKKVVVAVPNLYYGNQLVEDFRNILSDEEVYLFPVDEVLSAEMAFSSPEARAERVAALNFLLTDQAGIIVVPVAGLRKYLPSKQTWGQAQLHWELGGEIELDTLAQQLVLMGYQRESLVGKPGDFSIRGSIVDVYPLNSDYPVRAELFDIEIDSLRYFEADTQRSVGNIESVTLSPMTDLVFSKADLIHGEKQLTNALEKRVAIVKDAAEKDFLQDYFGQLATSWNQGIPTDTAHYYTDLLYETKTTLLDYLPEDSLVFIDDYARILEAEREIIREENEWQVLKLEEMRVFPEQTFGLEFHEQVRKMTFATTFFSLFQKGMGNLRFQAVHNFQYRSMQQFFGQMPLLKTEMDRWQKQDQTVVVFVPTKERSQKVEELFRDFDIASVTAAADRLIEGKIQIVQGSLQSGFELPVEKLVTITEKEIFHTTTKKRARRQTVSNAERLKSYSDLKNGDYVVHANHGIGKYIGMQTLEVDGVHQDYITILYQNDDKLFIPVTQLNLIQKFVASESKSPKVNKLGGSEWSKTKRKVTSKIEDIADDLIQLYASRESEKGYAFPPDDAYQKEFEDAFPYSETDDQLRSTAEIKHDMEKTRPMDRLLVGDVGYGKTEVALRAAFKAINNNKQVAFLVPTTILAQQHYETMVDRFEGFPVEVGLLSRFRTKKQQRETIEKIKHGQVDIVVGTHRLLSQDVQFSDLGLLVIDEEQRFGVKHKERLKQLRAQVDVLTLTATPIPRTLHMSMLGVRDLSVIETPPENRYPIQTYVMEHNPGAIREAIEREMARDGQVFYLYNRVDTIEQKVEEIQALVPEARIAYAHGQMTEVQLENTLFDFIERQYDVLVTTTIIETGVDIPNANTLFVENADYMGLSTLYQLRGRVGRSNRVAYAYFMYEQQKILNEVSEKRLEAIKDFTELGSGFKIAMRDLSIRGAGNLLGAQQHGFIDSVGFDMYSQMLSEAVARKQGKNIQDQKTSVEIDLGIDAYLPTSYISDERQKIEIYKRIRQLENRDMYDELEADLLDRFGEYPDEVAHLLTTGQIKMDGDRALVETIRKRQQEITFTLSKIGTKTYNVEQIFEALSHTQLKADLAVDNEKMSIRLKLPKDMKEAAWLQEVALFTTALRQEKYKTAIAEAE comes from the coding sequence TTGAACATCATTGAACGGATTGGCGCAAGTGAACTAGCCCGAGATTGGCAAACGCAGTTAACAGGAAATACCCGCCAATTGATTACTGGCTTAGCTGGCTCAGCCAAGACATTGGTTATGACCAGTGGGTTTAAACAAAAAAATAAAAAAGTCGTTGTGGCTGTTCCAAATCTTTATTATGGGAATCAGCTAGTTGAAGACTTTCGTAATATTTTATCAGATGAAGAAGTGTACCTATTTCCTGTAGATGAGGTTTTATCAGCTGAAATGGCTTTTTCTTCGCCGGAAGCTAGGGCAGAAAGGGTTGCAGCGCTAAACTTTCTTTTGACAGATCAAGCGGGAATCATTGTGGTGCCTGTAGCTGGGTTAAGAAAGTACTTGCCGAGTAAACAGACTTGGGGACAAGCTCAGCTTCACTGGGAACTTGGTGGTGAAATTGAGCTAGATACTTTGGCGCAGCAATTGGTCTTAATGGGCTATCAACGTGAGTCTTTAGTGGGGAAACCTGGTGATTTCAGCATTCGAGGAAGTATTGTCGATGTCTATCCACTGAACTCTGACTATCCAGTTCGAGCAGAATTGTTTGATATCGAGATCGATTCTTTGCGTTATTTTGAAGCAGATACGCAGCGATCAGTCGGCAACATTGAATCTGTGACGCTTTCGCCGATGACAGACTTAGTCTTTTCGAAAGCAGATTTGATTCATGGGGAAAAACAATTAACGAATGCTTTAGAAAAACGAGTGGCAATTGTGAAAGACGCTGCTGAAAAAGACTTTCTCCAAGATTATTTTGGTCAGTTGGCAACATCCTGGAATCAAGGGATTCCTACCGATACAGCCCATTACTATACAGACCTTCTATATGAAACTAAGACAACCTTGCTTGATTATCTACCAGAAGATAGCTTGGTCTTTATTGATGATTATGCTCGTATCTTAGAGGCAGAACGTGAGATAATTCGTGAAGAAAATGAGTGGCAAGTTCTTAAATTAGAAGAAATGCGCGTTTTTCCTGAACAGACTTTTGGTTTAGAGTTTCATGAGCAAGTACGGAAAATGACTTTTGCAACAACCTTCTTTTCATTATTTCAAAAAGGGATGGGCAATCTCCGTTTTCAAGCGGTTCATAACTTCCAATATCGCTCAATGCAGCAATTTTTTGGTCAAATGCCATTATTAAAAACTGAAATGGATCGTTGGCAAAAACAAGATCAAACGGTTGTGGTATTTGTCCCAACGAAAGAACGGAGTCAAAAAGTTGAAGAACTGTTTCGGGATTTCGACATTGCTAGCGTGACTGCTGCAGCTGACCGTTTAATAGAAGGAAAAATTCAAATCGTTCAAGGTTCCTTGCAGTCAGGTTTTGAACTCCCTGTGGAAAAACTCGTCACCATCACCGAAAAAGAAATTTTCCATACAACGACCAAAAAAAGAGCCAGACGTCAAACTGTTTCTAATGCGGAAAGATTAAAAAGCTATAGTGATTTAAAAAATGGTGACTATGTTGTTCACGCAAACCATGGGATCGGGAAATATATTGGAATGCAGACCTTGGAAGTCGATGGTGTTCACCAAGATTACATCACGATTTTATATCAAAATGACGACAAACTGTTTATTCCCGTTACGCAACTAAATCTGATACAGAAATTCGTTGCTTCTGAATCGAAATCGCCGAAAGTGAATAAATTGGGCGGTAGCGAGTGGAGTAAAACAAAACGAAAAGTTACGTCTAAAATCGAAGACATTGCAGATGATTTGATTCAATTATATGCATCCAGAGAATCGGAAAAAGGCTATGCTTTTCCACCAGATGATGCGTATCAAAAAGAATTTGAAGATGCATTTCCCTATAGTGAAACAGACGATCAGTTACGTAGTACGGCTGAAATTAAACATGATATGGAAAAAACACGACCAATGGATCGTTTATTAGTTGGTGATGTGGGGTATGGGAAAACAGAAGTGGCTTTACGTGCGGCTTTTAAAGCAATCAATAACAATAAACAAGTAGCCTTTCTAGTTCCAACCACGATTTTAGCTCAGCAACATTATGAAACGATGGTAGATCGTTTTGAAGGGTTTCCAGTAGAAGTGGGTTTATTAAGCCGCTTTAGAACGAAAAAACAACAAAGAGAAACTATCGAAAAAATCAAACATGGTCAAGTGGATATTGTTGTAGGAACACATCGTTTACTTTCTCAAGATGTGCAATTCAGCGATTTAGGTTTACTAGTGATTGATGAAGAACAACGCTTTGGTGTAAAACATAAAGAACGTTTAAAACAACTGCGAGCACAAGTTGATGTTTTAACCTTGACTGCAACACCGATTCCAAGGACTCTGCATATGTCGATGCTTGGCGTACGTGATTTATCTGTTATTGAAACGCCACCGGAAAATCGTTATCCGATCCAGACCTATGTAATGGAGCATAATCCAGGTGCGATTAGAGAAGCGATTGAAAGAGAAATGGCGCGAGATGGACAAGTTTTTTATCTCTATAATCGTGTAGATACGATTGAGCAAAAAGTGGAAGAAATCCAAGCCTTGGTTCCAGAGGCTAGAATTGCTTATGCACATGGGCAAATGACCGAAGTTCAACTAGAAAATACCTTGTTTGACTTTATTGAGCGACAATACGACGTTTTAGTGACGACTACAATTATTGAAACGGGTGTTGATATTCCCAATGCGAATACGTTATTTGTAGAAAATGCTGATTACATGGGCTTATCAACCTTGTATCAATTACGTGGTAGAGTTGGCCGAAGCAATCGTGTGGCGTATGCCTATTTTATGTACGAACAGCAAAAGATTTTAAACGAAGTTAGTGAAAAACGATTAGAAGCGATCAAAGACTTCACTGAACTAGGATCAGGCTTTAAAATTGCGATGCGCGATTTATCGATTCGTGGTGCAGGAAATTTATTAGGCGCTCAGCAACATGGCTTTATCGATTCAGTCGGCTTTGACATGTATTCACAAATGCTTTCAGAAGCAGTCGCCCGTAAACAAGGGAAAAATATTCAAGATCAAAAAACATCTGTTGAGATTGATCTAGGAATTGACGCCTATTTACCAACTAGTTATATTTCGGATGAACGTCAAAAAATTGAGATTTACAAACGAATTCGTCAACTTGAAAATAGAGATATGTATGATGAACTTGAAGCAGATCTGCTTGATCGTTTTGGCGAATATCCCGATGAAGTCGCTCATTTATTAACGACTGGGCAAATTAAAATGGATGGTGATCGCGCCTTAGTGGAAACAATCCGTAAGAGACAACAAGAAATTACGTTTACTTTGAGCAAAATCGGGACGAAAACGTATAATGTAGAACAAATTTTTGAAGCATTATCACACACTCAGTTAAAAGCAGATCTTGCTGTTGACAATGAAAAAATGTCGATTCGCTTGAAACTGCCTAAAGATATGAAAGAAGCTGCTTGGCTGCAGGAAGTTGCCTTGTTTACGACAGCTTTGAGGCAAGAAAAGTATAAGACTGCCATTGCTGAGGCAGAATGA